One window of the Lynx canadensis isolate LIC74 chromosome D3, mLynCan4.pri.v2, whole genome shotgun sequence genome contains the following:
- the SEPTIN5 gene encoding septin-5 isoform X2, producing MSTGLRYKSKLATPEDKQDINKQYVGLVTLPDQVHQKSVKKGLDFTLMVAGESGLGKSTLVHSLFLTDLYKDRKLLSAEEHISQTTEILKHTVDIEEKGVKLKLTIVDTPGFGDAVNNSECWKPITDYVDQQFEQYFRDESGLNRKNIQDNRVHCCLYFISPFGHGLRPVDVGFMKALHEKVNIVPLIAKADCLVPSEIRKLKERIREEIDKFGIHVYQFPECDSDEDEDFKQQDRELKESAPFAVIGSNTVVEAKGQRVRGRLYPWGIVEVENQAHCDFVKLRNMLIRTHMHDLKDVTCDVHYENYRAHCIQQMTSKLTQDSRMESPIPILPLPTPDAETEKLIRMKDEELRRMQEMLQKMKQQMQDQ from the exons ATGAGCACAGGCCTGCGGTACAAGAGCAAGCTGGCGACCCCAG AGGACAAGCAG gatATCAACAAGCAGTACGTGGGCTTGGTCACACTGCCCGATCAGGTGCACCAGAAGTCTGTGAAGAAGGGCTTGGATTTCACTCTTATGGTGGCGG GTGAGTCGGGCCTGGGGAAGTCCACGCTGGTCCACAGCCTCTTCCTGACCGACTTGTACAAGGACCGGAAGCTGCTCAGTGCCGAGG AGCACATCAGCCAAACGACAGAGATCCTGAAGCACACGGTGGACATTGAGGAGAAGGGGGTCAAGCTGAAGCTCACCATTGTAGACACACCGGGCTTCGGGGATGCTGTCAACAACTCTGAGTG CTGGAAGCCCATCACCGATTATGTGGACCAGCAGTTTGAGCAGTATTTTCGTGACGAGAGTGGCCTCAACCGCAAGAACATCCAAGACAACCGCGTGCACTGCTGCCTCTACTTCATCTCCCCTTTTGGACACGG GCTGCGGCCAGTGGATGTGGGTTTCATGAAGGCTCTGCATGAGAAGGTGAACATTGTGCCCCTCATCGCCAAAGCTGACTGTCTCGTCCCCAGCGAGATCCGGAAGCTGAAGGAGCGG ATCCGGGAGGAGATTGACAAGTTTGGGATCCACGTGTACCAGTTCCCTGAATGTGACTCTGACGAGGATGAGGACTTCAAGCAGCAGGATCGGGAACTGAAG GAGAGTGCGCCCTTCGCGGTTATCGGCAGCAACACAGTGGTGGAGGCCAAGGGGCAGCGGGTCCGGGGGCGACTGTACCCCTGGGGGATCGTGGAGG TGGAGAACCAGGCACACTGCGACTTTGTGAAGCTTCGCAACATGCTGATccgcacacacatgcatgatCTCAAGGACGTGACATGCGACGTGCACTATGAGAACTATCGCGCGCACTGCATCCAGCAGATGACCAG CAAACTGACCCAGGACAGCCGCATGGAGAGCCCCATCCCCATCCTACCACTGCCTACCCCGGATGCTGAGACAGAAAAGCTCATCAGGATGAAGGATGAGGAG CTAAGGCGCATGCAGGAGATGCTGCAGAAGATGAAGCAGCAGATGCAGGACCAGTGA
- the SEPTIN5 gene encoding septin-5 isoform X1, with the protein MDSLAAPQDRLVEQLLSRRTRAQRRLKDINKQYVGLVTLPDQVHQKSVKKGLDFTLMVAGESGLGKSTLVHSLFLTDLYKDRKLLSAEEHISQTTEILKHTVDIEEKGVKLKLTIVDTPGFGDAVNNSECWKPITDYVDQQFEQYFRDESGLNRKNIQDNRVHCCLYFISPFGHGLRPVDVGFMKALHEKVNIVPLIAKADCLVPSEIRKLKERIREEIDKFGIHVYQFPECDSDEDEDFKQQDRELKESAPFAVIGSNTVVEAKGQRVRGRLYPWGIVEVENQAHCDFVKLRNMLIRTHMHDLKDVTCDVHYENYRAHCIQQMTSKLTQDSRMESPIPILPLPTPDAETEKLIRMKDEELRRMQEMLQKMKQQMQDQ; encoded by the exons ATGGACTCGCTGGCAGCGCCCCAGGACCGCCTGGTGGAGCAGCTGCTGTCACGGCGGACCCGGGCCCAGAGGCGGCTCAAG gatATCAACAAGCAGTACGTGGGCTTGGTCACACTGCCCGATCAGGTGCACCAGAAGTCTGTGAAGAAGGGCTTGGATTTCACTCTTATGGTGGCGG GTGAGTCGGGCCTGGGGAAGTCCACGCTGGTCCACAGCCTCTTCCTGACCGACTTGTACAAGGACCGGAAGCTGCTCAGTGCCGAGG AGCACATCAGCCAAACGACAGAGATCCTGAAGCACACGGTGGACATTGAGGAGAAGGGGGTCAAGCTGAAGCTCACCATTGTAGACACACCGGGCTTCGGGGATGCTGTCAACAACTCTGAGTG CTGGAAGCCCATCACCGATTATGTGGACCAGCAGTTTGAGCAGTATTTTCGTGACGAGAGTGGCCTCAACCGCAAGAACATCCAAGACAACCGCGTGCACTGCTGCCTCTACTTCATCTCCCCTTTTGGACACGG GCTGCGGCCAGTGGATGTGGGTTTCATGAAGGCTCTGCATGAGAAGGTGAACATTGTGCCCCTCATCGCCAAAGCTGACTGTCTCGTCCCCAGCGAGATCCGGAAGCTGAAGGAGCGG ATCCGGGAGGAGATTGACAAGTTTGGGATCCACGTGTACCAGTTCCCTGAATGTGACTCTGACGAGGATGAGGACTTCAAGCAGCAGGATCGGGAACTGAAG GAGAGTGCGCCCTTCGCGGTTATCGGCAGCAACACAGTGGTGGAGGCCAAGGGGCAGCGGGTCCGGGGGCGACTGTACCCCTGGGGGATCGTGGAGG TGGAGAACCAGGCACACTGCGACTTTGTGAAGCTTCGCAACATGCTGATccgcacacacatgcatgatCTCAAGGACGTGACATGCGACGTGCACTATGAGAACTATCGCGCGCACTGCATCCAGCAGATGACCAG CAAACTGACCCAGGACAGCCGCATGGAGAGCCCCATCCCCATCCTACCACTGCCTACCCCGGATGCTGAGACAGAAAAGCTCATCAGGATGAAGGATGAGGAG CTAAGGCGCATGCAGGAGATGCTGCAGAAGATGAAGCAGCAGATGCAGGACCAGTGA
- the GP1BB gene encoding platelet glycoprotein Ib beta chain, whose protein sequence is MGSGPRRALSLLLLLLAPPSRPVAGCPAPCGCAGTRVDCGRRGLTWASLPAAFPPDTTELVLTGNNLTALPPGLLDSLPVLRAAHLGGKPWRCDCRLVPLRAWLAGRPERAPYRDLRCAAPPALRGRLLPYLAEDELRAACAPGALCWGALAAQLLLLGLGLLHALLLLLLLCRLRRLRARAHAAHPLSLTAPLVAETAGASEFYE, encoded by the exons ATGGGCTCCG GGCCGCGCCGGGCGCTGAGCCTGCTGCTCCTGCTGCTAGCGCCGCCCAGCCGCCCAGTCGCGGGCTGCCCCGCGCCGTGTGGCTGTGCGGGGACGCGCGTGGACTGCGGGCGCCGCGGGCTGACATGGGCCTCGCTGCCCGCCGCCTTCCCGCCGGACACGACTGAACTGGTGCTGACGGGCAACAATCTGACGGCGCTGCCGCCGGGGCTGCTGGACTCGCTGCCCGTGCTGCGCGCCGCGCACCTGGGCGGCAAGCCCTGGCGCTGCGACTGCCGCCTGGTGCCACTGCGCGCCTGGTTGGCCGGCCGGCCCGAGCGCGCGCCCTACCGCGACCTGCGCTGCGCCGCGCCCCCGGCGCTGCGCGGCCGCCTGCTGCCCTACCTGGCGGAAGACGAGCTGCGCGCCGCCTGTGCGCCGGGCGCGCTCTGCTGGGGGGCGCTGGCAGCGCAGCTCCTGCTGCTCGGCCTCGGGCTCCTGCAcgcgctgctgctgctgctgctgctgtgtcgCCTGCGCCGGCTGCGCGCCCGCGCCCACGCCGCACACCCGTTGTCGCTGACCGCCCCGCTGGTGGCGGAGACGGCCGGAGCCAGCGAGTTCTACGAGTAA